The following nucleotide sequence is from Pseudanabaena sp. BC1403.
GGTCGGTTCAATATCGGACAAGCACTGTAATTGCATATCAGAGAAAGCCATAGAAGCCGAAATGTTAGGAGTTTCACGCCCCTCAACCATTTGCAAAGTGCGAACTGCGACAGACAAAGCTAAAACGGTAAGCTTCTTAATTGCATCAGGAGACTCTAACTGAGTCGATGCAATATCTAAGCCCGCTAATTTGAGGGTGGCAAAAAGCTGTTCAATGCGCCATCGCCAACAGTACCACTGGATAATTTGTAGTGCTTTTTCGATAGACATCACCTCATGAGTGGTGAGGAGTCTCCATAGGATTGGCTCCTGGTCTGTTGGTGCTTGAACTTCGCTGACCTCGACTGCGTATATTCGCAAATGCGGTGGATAATCTGCGACTGGTAAAGATGCAGGGCGTTGAATTTCGATTGGGGTGAAACGTACAGCCAGAAAAGCCTCACGACTTTTGCGCCCAGTTCTTGCATCACTGTGAACTTGCAGCCCGTAAGTACCTTCAATAGGCTGTTTTGCCAGATATTC
It contains:
- a CDS encoding IS4 family transposase, with product MVTHIGDREADLYEEWATVPKQLNHHLLIRACQNRCLWQKTELLYEYLAKQPIEGTYGLQVHSDARTGRKSREAFLAVRFTPIEIQRPASLPVADYPPHLRIYAVEVSEVQAPTDQEPILWRLLTTHEVMSIEKALQIIQWYCWRWRIEQLFATLKLAGLDIASTQLESPDAIKKLTVLALSVAVRTLQMVEGRETPNISASMAFSDMQLQCLSDIEPTLQGDTVKQKNPHPRLSLSWATWIIARLGGWSGYRSQRPPGMPTIVHGLQRFEAIFLGWILPHSRLVCTQ